TTGTGGGAAGGTATCTGATTCCCTCATAGTAACTTGAGCGTGCCCTGTCGGGTTTTACCTTCTTAGAGTCCGCTAACTCTGCGTACGACTTCTCAAGGCTCCTCACAACCTTCGGAGCTGAATACTCGCTCAGCGCTTTTTCATAGCCCCTTAGACCCATGTTCCTCGCTTCGTTCCTGTTTCTCAGGAGACGTAGCAAGGCATCGCTGTAGGAGCGCGGTGTGTTTGCGACCAACCCCGTAGTTCCGTGCTCCACTGCCTCTATTTGTGCATTATCAGCCCAGTCAGTTGAGTTCACCACTATGGGCTTCCTTGCCGCCATTGCTTGCACGATTGTATTGCCAAACGATTCTCCGATGTGGGAGGCATGAGCAAGAATGTCAATACTGTGGAAAAGCTCAATGAGTTGCTCATCAGGAACTTCATTTACGATCCTGAAATATCGTGAGAGACCCCATTTTCTGATTTTGGAGAGAGCGAGAGGGTGTATTCCCCCGACTATGAGGAATCGTACTCTTGGGAACCTCTCCACCAGCAAAGAAAATGCATGAAGCGTGAAGAAACTCCATTTGCTCAAGTCAGGTCGGCCCACACGGCACAACAAGGGAATATCAGGCTCGACATCAAGTGACTGTCTTATCTTCTGGACTTTCGCTTCCGTGGGGCGCAATCTAGCGAACTTCTCTACATCGACGGCAGAGGTGACGACTCGACCGTTAGTCAGAAAATCCTCGACTCTGAGGCCTCCGTGTGATATGTAACGGATGGCCGCAGTCTTGCTCTGCAA
The nucleotide sequence above comes from Nitrososphaerota archaeon. Encoded proteins:
- a CDS encoding glycosyltransferase family 4 protein; translation: MKNEGIDILHFYRGGKEHSEIFGASLRANVPIRTELNVFGLFDRSPNSSLIDRHMLQSKTAAIRYISHGGLRVEDFLTNGRVVTSAVDVEKFARLRPTEAKVQKIRQSLDVEPDIPLLCRVGRPDLSKWSFFTLHAFSLLVERFPRVRFLIVGGIHPLALSKIRKWGLSRYFRIVNEVPDEQLIELFHSIDILAHASHIGESFGNTIVQAMAARKPIVVNSTDWADNAQIEAVEHGTTGLVANTPRSYSDALLRLLRNRNEARNMGLRGYEKALSEYSAPKVVRSLEKSYAELADSKKVKPDRARSSYYEGIRYLPTIEEISAWPVEYEMRLASCGYSLGHAGRIAIRYCWMATNIFPFFRQIRIPRLITAYGGRMAYLAAVT